The genomic DNA CAGAAAGTGAATGTTGCCGTCTCATATAAAGGCGCAGCACCATCGCACTTAAATCCCAAATTCTGAGCACTGCCTCCTACATCTAAGCAAGCATCGACACCAAAAAAAGAATACAAACTAAAAAAGCTGGCGATGAATATCACCATTGAAAAGACCTTATTCATCTATAAATACCTCAGTTATCTGTGAGTAGCTACTCATTAACGCCCTCTCATTTTCTCAATCACAAACACACTTAATAAACTGATCATGGCGGCTAAGCAGGTAGAAACAAACACATCTTGTGGCCAATGCATCCCCAAAAGCATTCGGCTTAGGCCCATCGATATTCCCCAAAAAATCAACATGATATTCAATACGGTAGCACCAGAAATAAGCAAATAATAACTCGCCGTCAGCACCAGAGTGGTGGCAAAAATAGTATGGCCAGACGGAAAAGCATAACCAACTTCATGCTCCCAATGTCCTTTAATCATGGGTGAGATAGCCATTAATGGCGTTGTTTTATATTGATTAGAACCTTCATTAATTTGATATTGTTGCAACGCTTGCTCAATTAAATCACGCCTCATTTCAGGCTTTTGTTGATAAAACGTCTGTAAATCTATCGGAGAATCACTTTGTTTAGACAAAAAGACAGCATTGGGTCTCGCTTCTTCAAAATACGATTTTAATTGATGATTCAATGTAAAACTAATAAGCAAACTTAACACCACCGCAAGCACTAAACGACCCCAAACCGTTTTAGGCACACAAAAATAACTGACTGCGAGAAAAACCACTACGCTCAATACCGCATAAGGCGCTGTACCGGTTGACGTTAAAAAGAACAAAATAGTTGAGGAAAGACGAGTAAGATCAATTAAAGGAAATAATTGTTGATGAGTAATAAGTAAATAACTTGGTATTGCGGCAAGTAC from Vibrio casei includes the following:
- a CDS encoding phosphatase PAP2 family protein, with the translated sequence MSLNVKTYRSLALIWVVLAAIPSYLLITHQQLFPLIDLTRLSSTILFFLTSTGTAPYAVLSVVVFLAVSYFCVPKTVWGRLVLAVVLSLLISFTLNHQLKSYFEEARPNAVFLSKQSDSPIDLQTFYQQKPEMRRDLIEQALQQYQINEGSNQYKTTPLMAISPMIKGHWEHEVGYAFPSGHTIFATTLVLTASYYLLISGATVLNIMLIFWGISMGLSRMLLGMHWPQDVFVSTCLAAMISLLSVFVIEKMRGR